The Clostridia bacterium genomic sequence CAAAATTGTTACCGGTGGGGGAGGGATGAATAGACCAATAGTCCAGAAACTGTACGGAGGAAAGACTTTTCTGTACATCTAAACTTCCATGTAAAAGGAGGTCAAGTGATGGGGCGTAAGATCAAGAAGGTTGCGGTACTGGGCGCTGGAGTAATGGGCGCTAGCATAGCCGCGCATCTTGCCAACGTAGGCATTCCATGCTACCTCTTGGATATTGTACCACCAGAACTTAGCGAAGAAGACAAGAAAAAGGGACTCAGCAAGGAAAGTCCTGCCTTCCGAAACCGCCTTGCAATTGCTGGGAAGGAGAATGTCGTTAAGGCCAAGCCAGCAGCATTGTATGTACCTGAATATGCTGATCGAATCACACCTGGCAACTTGGAGGACAATATGGAATGGCTAGGGGAAGTAGACTGGATCATCGAGGTGGTAGTAGAACGGCTGGACATTAAGAAGCAGGTGTTCGAGAGGGTAGAAAAGTACCGGAAGCCCGGGACCATTGTCTCCTCCAATACGTCAGGAATTTCTATCAATGCTATGGCCGAGGGCCGGTCGCTGGAATTCCGGCAACACTTCCTGGGGACTCATTTTTTCAACCCGCCTCGCTACATGAAGCTCTTGGAACTTATCCCTTGCCAGGATACTTTGCCGGAAGTAATGGAATTCATGAGTGAGTTCTGCCAAAAGGTGCTGGGTAAGGGAACTGTGATTGCCAAAGATACACCTAACTTCATTGCTAACCGCATTGGTACCTTTGCCATGCTCGAGACTATCCGGGAAATGATCCGGCAAGGATTGACTATCGAAGAGGTAGATGCCTTGACGGGCCCAGTGATGGGTCATCCCAACAGCGCTTCTTTTCGGACTTTGGACATGGTTGGGTTAGATACTTTTGTTCATGTAGCTGGCAACGTTCATGATGGTGTCAGCGACCCAGCTGAGAAGGCAGCTTTTGAGGTCCCAGAGCTTTTGAGAAAAATGCTGGATGCTGGTCTGCTTGGGGATAAAGTAGGCAAAGGGTTTTACCAGCGTAAAAAGACTGAGGCGGGACGCGAGACCTTGGCTCTAAATTATAACACGTTGGAATATCGTCCCAGAGAAAAGGCCAAGCTGGATATCGTTTCGGCTGCCAAAGCTCGAAGCGATATGAAGGACAAGCTCAATACTCTAATCTGGGGTGAGGATAAATACAGCCAGTTTGCTTGGTTTGTCACCAAAAAAGCAGCCCTATATGCAGCCTCCAAGGTGGGGGAGATTGCTGATGATATTGTCAGTATTGATCGAGCCATGCGCTGGGGTTTTGCTTGGGAACTGGGACCCTTTGAACAGTGGGATCTGATAGGGGTTAGAAAAACGCTCGACCGGATGCGGAGTGAAGGCGAGACCATTCCGCCGCTGGTTGAGACCCTTCTCGACTCGGGATATGACAGCTTCTATAGAAAGGAAAACGGAAAACTATACTACTTCGATCATCGGACTAGGTCCTATCAACCGGTTCTTTTCTTGCCCGAAGTCGTTATTTTGCCTCACCTCAAGGAACAGAACAAGGAAATTATAAAGAATTCGGATGCTAGCCTGATTGATCTTGGCGATGGGGTTGCTTGCTTGGAGATGCATTCCCCCAACCAAGCCATAACCGCCGACTTCATTGAGATGATATGGAAAAGCCTGGAGGAAGTGGACAAAAACTTTGTAGGGATGGTCATCGGCAACCAGGCCAAGAACTTTTGCGTCGGAGCCAACCTCTTCTTGGTACTGGTGGCGGCTCAAAACGGCGCCTGGGATGAGCTAGAAAAGACGGTTAAGAGTTTCCAGGACGCATGCATGGCAATCAAGTACTTCTCGAAGCCGGTGGTAGCCGCTCCTTTCCGCATGACTTTGGGCGGTGGTTGTGAGATCTGCCTGCATTGCCACCGAGTCCAGGCCGATGCCGAAACCTACGTTGGGCAGGTAGAGGTAGCCGTAGGGTTATTGCCAGGTGGGGGCGGCAATAAGGAAGTATTAATTCGGATGATGGAAGGAATTCCGGAAGGAGTTCAAAACGTCGACATTATTCCTTACGTAGCTAAAGCTATGGAACTTATCGCTATGGGCAAGGTGGCCACCAGTGCCAGGGAAGCTCAGAAACTAGGCTTATTCCGCAAAAGCGATGGAGTATCGGTAAACGGAGATCATTTAATCCACGATGCCAAACAGGCAGTGCTAGCTATGGCGCAAATGGGATTTGTGCCTCCAGAGCCTAAGAAAATCATGGTTGCTGGCGAGACTGGCTATGCTGCCTGCAAGGTATTTGTAAGGACCCTCAACTGGGGTGGTTATGCCACTGAGCATGACGTGAAGATTGCCGAGAAGATTGGCTATGTGCTCTGTGGCGGGCTTATCCCGTATAAGAGCATGGTTACCGAGCAGTACCTGCTGGATCTGGAGCGGGAGGCGTTCCTGAGCTTGGTCGGGGAGCCTAAATCCCAAGAGCGGATGCAATACATGCTGATGAACAACAGACCGCTCCGAAATTGAGCATGAGTTGAGTCAGAGATCGGCTACCTGGTTTGAGACGATAGGAGGGATAACATGCGAGAAGCGGTTATTGTTGCTGGGGCTAGGACCGCGGTCGGGAGGGCACCCCGAGGAACGTTGCGGCATACCCGGCCGGAGTATATGGGGGCAGCTGTAATCCAAGACCTCCTGAGGCGGGTACCGGCTGTAAAGGCCGAGGAAATCGATGACGTTATTATTGGCTGCGCTTTTCCTGAAGCGGAAATGGGCATGAATCTGGCGCGAATCCTGGTACTAAGAGCCGGGCTGCCCACCTCCGTGCCAGGCCAGACTGTAAATCGTTTCTGTTCCTCAGGTTTACAAGCTATTGCCATTGCGGCCGAAAAGATTATGTGTGGCTTTGCCGAGATCTGCATTGCTGGTGGCGTGGAAAGCATGAGCCTAGTGCCAATGGGTGGCAATAAGCAGGTACCTGATCCCTGGCTGGCAGAGAACTTGCCTGAAGCTTATATGGGTATGGGTCTAACGGCTGAACGAGTAGCGGAGCGCTACAATATTAGCCGCGAAGACCAGGATGCTTTTGCCTTGGCCTCACATCAAAAGGCAGCCAAGGCCCAGGACGAAGGCAAGTTTAAGGATGAGATTGTCCCCTTGACTGTCAAGCAATTTGACTTTATCGGCGACAAGGTGGAAACCAAGGAAATCGTCTTTGACACTGACGAAGGTGTTCGCCGGGATACTAGCATGGAGGCTCTAGCCCGGCTCAAACCCGTGTTCAAGCAAGGCGGAACTGTTACCGCTGGCAATTCCTCCCAGACCAATGATGCTGCGGCTGCGGTGATGGTGATGTCGGCCGAGAAAGCCCAGCAATTAGGCCTCAAACCCATGGCGGTTTTCCGCTCCTTTGCGGTGGGTGGAGTGGACCCCGATGTTATGGGCATCGGACCCACGGTAGCCATTCCCAAAGCTGCTAAGCTGGCAGGAATAACCGTAGACCAGATCGACATTATTGAGCTCAACGAGGCGTTCGCAGCCCAGTCCCTGGCAGTAATTCGTATCTTAGGACTTGACATGGATAAAATCAACCCCAATGGCGGGGCCATTGCTTTAGGTCATCCCCTGGGTTGTACTGGTGCTAAACTGACTGTGAGTCTCCTCAACGAGATGGCCCGGAGAAACGCTCGTTATGGAATGGTGACTATGTGCATTGGTGGCGGGATGGGTGCAGCTGGGATATTCGAACGGATCTAGGAGTTAAGAAGAGGAGGGAATTCCGGTGCCGGCGAGGCCGAGCGGGGGATCAACTAAAAATTAGAGCCCGCTTGCCGGAACGCCGGATTTGCAGGGGTAGCCGCTGCGGAGGTTAGCCCGCCACCCGCAGCGGCCGGCTCCTAATGTTGAGAGGAGGACCAAAATGGCTGACGAAGACATCATCAAGGGCGGAAGTTTTCTACTGGAAATGCCCGATCCCCAAAAGGTCTTTACCCCGGAAGATTTCACTGACGAACATAAAATGATGGCCAAGACCACCATGGACTTTACCCTCGAGAAGGTATGGCCCTACCGCGACCAAATTAACGAAAAGGATTACGATTTGTTAAAGCGGCTTATTCGCGAAGCAGGTGAGTTAGGGCTCTTGGGTGCCGATGTACCAGAAGAATACGGTGGTTCAGGGCTTGACAAGATTAGCAGCATGGTGATTACGGAGTACTTGGTATACGGGGGAGGTTCTTATAGTGTTACCTTTGGGGCTCATACGGGAATTGGTAGTTTACCAATAGTCTACTTTGGGAATAAGGAACAGAAACAGCGCTTTTTGCCTGACTTGGCCGAGGGGAAGAAAATTGCAGCCTATGCTTTGACCGAACCGGGCGCTGGATCGGATGCTATGAATATCAAAACCAAGGCTACTTTAAGTGCTGATGGCAAGTATTACATCCTTAATGGAACCAAACAATTCATTACCAATGCAGCCATTGCTGATGTATTTATTGTGTTTGCCAAGGTCGACGGTGAAAAATTCACTGCCTTTATTGTAGAAAAGGGGACCGAGGGCTTTAGTATTGGTGCCGAGGAGCACAAGATGGGCATCAAAGGTTCTTCTACCTGTTCCTTGATTTTTGAGGATGCTAAAGTGCCAGTAGAAAACGTCCTGTTTGAAGTTGGCCGCGGCTACCGAGTTGCCTTCAACATTCTTGACATCGGGCGTCAAAAGCTAGCTGTTGGTTGTGTTGGTTCTTGTAAGCTGGTAATCGAGCTAGCAGTAAAGTATGCTTTAGAGCGGGTACAATTTGGTGTTCCTATCGCCCAGTTCGGGTTAATTCGGGAGAAAATTGCCGATATGGCCATAAAAACTTATGCAGCTGAGAGCGCAGTCTACCGTGCTAGCGGTTTGATCGATGCTAAATTGCATACTGTTGATGTGACTGCAGAGGATGCGGGCCAACAGTCGTTGAAGGCTATTGAAGACTACGCTATTGAATGCTCCATCAATAAAGTGTTAGGCTCTGAGACCTTAGATTATGTGGCTGATGAAGGAGTTCAGATTTTTGGCGGATACGGTTACACCTACGAATACCCGGTCGAAGAAGCTTACCGTGATGCCCGCATCAACCGCATCTTCGAAGGTACAAATGAGGTTAACCGCTTGCTTATTCCTGGCACCATGGTACGTAAAGCTATGAAAGGCGAGCTTGACCTCATGGGAGCTATTGGTCGCTTGGGCGAGGACATTAGGGCGGCCCTGGCAGCGGAACCGGATGGCAGCGTTTTAGGGGAAGAAAAAGTTGCGACTGATCGAGTTAAAAAGGTGCTGTTGATGGTTGCAGGAAATGCCGTGCAGAAGTTTGGAACTGCCCTGGAAAAAGAACAGGAGATCCTACGACTCCTAGGAGACATAGGTATCGAGCTATTTGCCATGGAAAGCGCCTTATTAAGGACATTAAAAGCTATCCAGCGCGATGGGGAAGAGGCTGCCAGCTTGAAGATTGCCTATACCAAGGCATATGTTCATGATGCTTTGCCAAGAATCGCTACCCTCGCCAAAAACGGTATGGCGGCAATAGAGGCTGATGCTGAAACATTAGCTAAACGAATAGCTACTATCGAGAGGTTGACTGCGCACTCGCCCATTAATGTCATTGGTATTAAACGGCAAATTGCCGAGAAGGTTATTGAGGCTGGTAAATACGTGGTTTAAAAATGCTAAACTCTCACCCCACCAACATAGGCCTCCCCTTGGGAGGCCCTTTTTTTGGCCGTCAGCGGCAGGTTTCGGGTTGGATAAGCAGTTGGTATCTGGTATACTACCGCCATGTAGCCATTCTCACTTCCAGCTATTCTTAAATCTCTGAGGGAGAGGATTTGGAGGTTTGTGGGCGGGGACGTTTCGTAGCAACCCTTGGTTTGAGGGTTTAGCTCTAGCAGTGCCAGTAGCTTTAGGATATATGCCGTTGGGTTTTGCCTACGGAGTGTTGGCGCGAAATGCTGGACTCAACCTTACAGAAACAGTGGCTATGTCTATATTTGTATACGCAGGATCTGCTCAATACATTGCCGTAGGCATGATTGCCGCCGGCATTCCGCCTTCAAGTATTATCTCAACGGTGTTCCTAGTTAATTTGCGCCATGTGTTATTTAGTGCTTCTCTAGCGCCGTACTTACGGAGGTGCCCATCATGGTTTTTGGGTGTTATTGCTGGGCAAATAACCGATGAAACATACGCAGTAGCATTTAACTATTATGCTAATCACCAGGCCAGTCCAAAACTTCACTTGGCACTAAACATAGGGGCTCATCTTTCTTGGGTTCTATCCTCCTTGGTTGGCGGCTTGGTAGGAAGCTTTTGGAGCGATCCGTCCCGGTATGGATTTGATTTTGCGCTGGCATCCATGTTTATTGCGCTTCTACTAATGCAAATAAGGCCTCCCTCATCGGAAAAAACCAAAGTAGAAGCGAGCCCTAGTCGGAATAAAAGCCTTCAGCTACACTTACGGGTAGTGGTGGCAGTGGTAGCTTTCTTAGTTTCTCTAGGGATAGCTGTGGCGGTCGGCGGTAATTGGAATATTTTAGGTGGGACCGTAGTGGCCGCTACCTTGGGAGTAATTCTTCAGCGCTGGTTTACTAAAGGGGGGCATAAAGAGTGTCAAAAGGAGTAGTGATGGTGATTGTTGGGGCAGCGGTGGTTACTTATCTTTCCCGGATGTTGCCCCTAGTTCTGCTGAGCCGCTGGAAGGTACCGCCAATTGTAGAAAGGTGGTTAGGCTTTATACCGATT encodes the following:
- a CDS encoding enoyl-CoA hydratase/isomerase family protein, which translates into the protein MGRKIKKVAVLGAGVMGASIAAHLANVGIPCYLLDIVPPELSEEDKKKGLSKESPAFRNRLAIAGKENVVKAKPAALYVPEYADRITPGNLEDNMEWLGEVDWIIEVVVERLDIKKQVFERVEKYRKPGTIVSSNTSGISINAMAEGRSLEFRQHFLGTHFFNPPRYMKLLELIPCQDTLPEVMEFMSEFCQKVLGKGTVIAKDTPNFIANRIGTFAMLETIREMIRQGLTIEEVDALTGPVMGHPNSASFRTLDMVGLDTFVHVAGNVHDGVSDPAEKAAFEVPELLRKMLDAGLLGDKVGKGFYQRKKTEAGRETLALNYNTLEYRPREKAKLDIVSAAKARSDMKDKLNTLIWGEDKYSQFAWFVTKKAALYAASKVGEIADDIVSIDRAMRWGFAWELGPFEQWDLIGVRKTLDRMRSEGETIPPLVETLLDSGYDSFYRKENGKLYYFDHRTRSYQPVLFLPEVVILPHLKEQNKEIIKNSDASLIDLGDGVACLEMHSPNQAITADFIEMIWKSLEEVDKNFVGMVIGNQAKNFCVGANLFLVLVAAQNGAWDELEKTVKSFQDACMAIKYFSKPVVAAPFRMTLGGGCEICLHCHRVQADAETYVGQVEVAVGLLPGGGGNKEVLIRMMEGIPEGVQNVDIIPYVAKAMELIAMGKVATSAREAQKLGLFRKSDGVSVNGDHLIHDAKQAVLAMAQMGFVPPEPKKIMVAGETGYAACKVFVRTLNWGGYATEHDVKIAEKIGYVLCGGLIPYKSMVTEQYLLDLEREAFLSLVGEPKSQERMQYMLMNNRPLRN
- a CDS encoding acetyl-CoA C-acyltransferase; this encodes MREAVIVAGARTAVGRAPRGTLRHTRPEYMGAAVIQDLLRRVPAVKAEEIDDVIIGCAFPEAEMGMNLARILVLRAGLPTSVPGQTVNRFCSSGLQAIAIAAEKIMCGFAEICIAGGVESMSLVPMGGNKQVPDPWLAENLPEAYMGMGLTAERVAERYNISREDQDAFALASHQKAAKAQDEGKFKDEIVPLTVKQFDFIGDKVETKEIVFDTDEGVRRDTSMEALARLKPVFKQGGTVTAGNSSQTNDAAAAVMVMSAEKAQQLGLKPMAVFRSFAVGGVDPDVMGIGPTVAIPKAAKLAGITVDQIDIIELNEAFAAQSLAVIRILGLDMDKINPNGGAIALGHPLGCTGAKLTVSLLNEMARRNARYGMVTMCIGGGMGAAGIFERI
- a CDS encoding acyl-CoA dehydrogenase family protein: MADEDIIKGGSFLLEMPDPQKVFTPEDFTDEHKMMAKTTMDFTLEKVWPYRDQINEKDYDLLKRLIREAGELGLLGADVPEEYGGSGLDKISSMVITEYLVYGGGSYSVTFGAHTGIGSLPIVYFGNKEQKQRFLPDLAEGKKIAAYALTEPGAGSDAMNIKTKATLSADGKYYILNGTKQFITNAAIADVFIVFAKVDGEKFTAFIVEKGTEGFSIGAEEHKMGIKGSSTCSLIFEDAKVPVENVLFEVGRGYRVAFNILDIGRQKLAVGCVGSCKLVIELAVKYALERVQFGVPIAQFGLIREKIADMAIKTYAAESAVYRASGLIDAKLHTVDVTAEDAGQQSLKAIEDYAIECSINKVLGSETLDYVADEGVQIFGGYGYTYEYPVEEAYRDARINRIFEGTNEVNRLLIPGTMVRKAMKGELDLMGAIGRLGEDIRAALAAEPDGSVLGEEKVATDRVKKVLLMVAGNAVQKFGTALEKEQEILRLLGDIGIELFAMESALLRTLKAIQRDGEEAASLKIAYTKAYVHDALPRIATLAKNGMAAIEADAETLAKRIATIERLTAHSPINVIGIKRQIAEKVIEAGKYVV
- a CDS encoding AzlC family ABC transporter permease, coding for MWAGTFRSNPWFEGLALAVPVALGYMPLGFAYGVLARNAGLNLTETVAMSIFVYAGSAQYIAVGMIAAGIPPSSIISTVFLVNLRHVLFSASLAPYLRRCPSWFLGVIAGQITDETYAVAFNYYANHQASPKLHLALNIGAHLSWVLSSLVGGLVGSFWSDPSRYGFDFALASMFIALLLMQIRPPSSEKTKVEASPSRNKSLQLHLRVVVAVVAFLVSLGIAVAVGGNWNILGGTVVAATLGVILQRWFTKGGHKECQKE